A section of the Paenibacillus odorifer genome encodes:
- a CDS encoding DJ-1/PfpI family protein — MKMAYILFDGMTTLDFVGFYDAVTRMGVLKAIENVSWDFCSNKEEVTDDRGLTLKINQVSPDLSAYDLIFIPGGLSTRQLRFDTDFITWIQTAREVEYKVSVCTGALILGAAGFLNQKKATTNPSAYELLAPYCSEVVKERFVRDGNVFTGGGVAASIDLGLYFIESLTNENVVREIQEKMDYPYYKPINPSKGKS, encoded by the coding sequence CTGAAGATGGCTTATATTCTATTTGACGGAATGACTACGTTAGATTTTGTTGGTTTTTACGATGCGGTTACCCGGATGGGAGTTCTAAAGGCGATAGAAAATGTATCGTGGGATTTTTGTTCCAACAAGGAAGAAGTCACGGATGATCGAGGATTGACGTTGAAAATAAACCAGGTTTCCCCTGATCTGTCAGCCTATGATTTGATATTTATCCCTGGAGGGTTATCCACTCGACAACTTAGATTCGATACTGATTTTATAACATGGATTCAGACTGCTCGAGAGGTTGAATACAAGGTGTCAGTGTGTACAGGGGCTTTGATTTTGGGAGCTGCCGGTTTCTTAAATCAGAAGAAGGCGACTACCAACCCTTCTGCATATGAACTATTAGCACCTTATTGTTCCGAAGTAGTTAAGGAACGGTTCGTAAGGGATGGAAATGTTTTTACTGGGGGAGGAGTAGCAGCTTCGATTGATCTGGGTTTATATTTCATAGAATCGCTTACTAATGAAAATGTAGTTCGAGAAATTCAAGAGAAGATGGATTACCCATATTACAAGCCAATTAACCCTTCCAAAGGGAAATCATAA
- a CDS encoding NUDIX domain-containing protein, translating into MKIGKPIRKKIYGFILQDNEVGEKTLLVYLNEPEVPFRLVGGNIDAGETEEEALFREIQEESGLKQFKLVKKIGTQYYYKDFIDANVERHDYLLIPETRLPEKWSFTGEGEGEDYGTIFNYQWINQDEIYLLDKEFREYMTEDYMQELFSKVKR; encoded by the coding sequence ATGAAGATAGGGAAACCGATTAGAAAGAAGATATACGGATTTATTTTGCAAGACAATGAAGTTGGAGAAAAGACCTTATTAGTCTATCTTAATGAACCAGAAGTACCCTTTAGATTAGTAGGTGGAAATATCGATGCCGGGGAAACAGAAGAAGAAGCGTTATTCAGGGAAATTCAAGAAGAAAGTGGACTTAAACAATTTAAATTAGTAAAGAAAATAGGCACACAATATTATTATAAGGATTTTATAGATGCGAATGTCGAAAGACATGACTACCTTCTAATTCCAGAAACGAGATTACCTGAAAAGTGGAGCTTCACTGGAGAAGGAGAAGGTGAAGACTATGGGACTATTTTTAACTACCAATGGATAAATCAAGATGAAATATACTTATTAGACAAAGAGTTTAGAGAATACATGACGGAAGATTACATGCAAGAATTATTCAGCAAGGTAAAAAGGTAA
- a CDS encoding YolD-like family protein produces MMKKLENVWECSRMILPEHKNRIIDDNNEQERREKPTLDLQEIERFEKLLYRSMEEHSPITLTLFDPMENILKRGIVMKLDKQQGIKLRWSEDEWDWFKMEDVIAITT; encoded by the coding sequence ATGATGAAAAAATTAGAGAACGTATGGGAGTGTAGCAGAATGATATTGCCCGAACATAAAAACCGGATTATAGATGACAATAATGAGCAGGAACGTCGTGAAAAACCCACTCTAGATCTACAGGAGATAGAGCGCTTCGAAAAATTGTTATATCGTTCTATGGAAGAGCACAGCCCGATTACACTCACTCTGTTTGATCCCATGGAGAATATATTAAAACGAGGTATCGTGATGAAACTGGATAAACAACAGGGAATTAAACTCCGCTGGTCGGAGGATGAGTGGGATTGGTTCAAGATGGAGGATGTTATTGCAATAACTACATAA